GGCGCAGAAGTCCCGCTTTCGGGCCAGCTCCTCGCCAGACACTTCTCCGCCGGTGACGGTCGCCTCGTTCTCTTTAACGACAGTCAGCAGATAAGCGAAGGCGGCACCGGCTTCGGCATAATGCTGCGCCGCCAGCATCTGCTCCCCCTGCCGGTAAGCGCCCGGCAGCGCCCGCCGAAGAAGCTCGGCGCTGTTCCCCTTGCCGTTATCAGCAAGGCTCAGGGCGGCCAGGTAGTCTCCCTGGGACAAAAGCTTCTGCTGCTTCTGCACCAGACTGCCATCCCGGTTCGCTTCCGGCGCGGGGAGGTTTAAGGAGGGAGGGGAGGATGATGCAGGCGTGTGGGGGGCACAGGAAGAGGTCAGAAGGTTCAAAGCGCCCAGCAGGGCAAACAGACAGATCGTTTTCAGGGGAAACCTCATAAGCCATCTCCCATAAAGGATGGACGCCGACCCGCGTCAAATTCCGGCAGAATCTTGATGAACAGGTCGGTCAATTCGGGGGAAAACTGGGTGCCGCGGCACTTCAGGATTTCCCGCACGGCCGCGTCGCGGGAGCGCCCGGACCGGTAGGGCCGTGAAGAGATCATGGCATCAAAGCTGTCGGCCAGGGCGACAATCTGGGCGTGCAGATGGATCTGGCTCCCTTTCAGGCCGGCAGGATAGCCGCTACCGTCATAAAACTCATGGTGCTGCAGGACAGCCGGAATATAACGGTGCAACGAATCGGCCAGCCCGAGGATCTCGGCGCCATAACTCGGATGGCAGCGAATGAGCTTCGCCTCCTGTTCATCCAGGGCTCCCTGCTTGTTCAGGACCTCGTCGGGGATGCGGATCTTGCCGACGTCGTGCAGAAAACAGGCCATTTCCAGCTCTTTAAGCTCTTCCGACGACAATCCCATTTTTTCCCCGAGCAGAAGAGAGAGCCCGGCCACCCGGGAAGAATGGCCGTAGGTATACTGATCCCGCGCATCAATGGCAGCGGCCAGAATCCGCACGGTATCGCTGTAGGACGACTCCAGGTTCTCGGCATATTTCTGCAGACGTTCCTTTTGCCCCTGGATCACTCCCGCCATTTCGTTGAATCGGCGGGTCAGCTCCCCCAGTTCGTCCCGGCTACGTGGGACGAGAGTCACCCGGTAATCCCCCTGTTTGATCCGATTGACCCCCGTTGCCAGTCGCTGAATGGGACCAGTGACGAGGCGCGACAGCAGAATGGCGCCGACCACACCCCCCAGCAGGGCCGCCACGCTGACCCAGGCGATCTGCCGGCGGGCGCTGCCGCGGCTGGCTTCCAGATTGGCGGCATCGATGCCGAGAAAAACCTGGCCGACATGACGGCCGGCAAAATGGACACCGCTGGAAAACTCATAGCCGGCCACCTCGTCACGCACAACCCGGCGAACCGTACCAATCGGACTCTGCTCCAGCAGCGTGCCTGAGACCGGGGCGTACGTCTGACCGGCCTTGGACAGGTCATTGTGAGCCAGAATTTTCCCTTCGGTGTCGACAATCGCCAGGTAGAGAATGTCCTGCTGCGATTCCTTGATCTTGGCGGCCAGATTGTCGAGGGCCAGACGGTCTCCCGACAGGATGCTGAAGCCGGCGGGCGTGGTGGCGCTCAGGGCGATGGACTGCCCGCGCTTGACCATTTCCGCCACCAGAAAACGATCGAGGATGTCGGTGACCAGAAACGCCGACGCGGCGGTGATAACGGCAATGAGCAATAAAACGAACAGGGCCAGCTTGGCCCCGATACTGCGAAAAAAAAGGGATACTACCAGCTTCTTCATTTCCCCCCTCCAGCGGGTAAGGGGTGATATTAGCGTAACTTTTTGTTTCTGGCAAACCGAAACAACAACCGAAACGACGGCCGGCTGAAAGAATCGGGAATCACAGGCAAAGCTTCTGGTGTGTCTGGAATCCCTCAGGAGGGAATAAGGCTTTTGTCTGAACCGGAAGCCAGTGAGGTGGCCAGGAAGGGGAGACACTGTTCTTGCGGAAGGGGACGACCGAAGAGAAAACCCTGGCCCTGGTGGCAGCCATAATCCAGGAGAAATTCCAGCTGCTCCCGGGTTTCTATCCCTTCGGCAATGACCTCAAGATTCATACTGCGGGCCAGGGCAACAATGGAAGCGGCGATGGAGGCGTCGTTGGCGTCGTTGGTGATATCCCGCACGAAACCCTGGTCGATCTTGAGCTTGGAAATGGGAAACAGTTTGAGATAGGCCAGCGAAGAATACCCTGTACCGAAGTCGTCGATGGCCAGATGCACCCCGCGCACCTTAAGGTCGGTCAGGGTCATGATAACCTCGCCGAAATCCTCCATGATGATGCTTTCGGTAATTTCCAGTTCCAGCCACTGGGGATCGAGACCGGTTTCCTCCAGAACCCGATCGATCATGTCCACCAGGTCGGCCTGACGAAACTGTCTGGCTGAGATGTTTACCGACATACGCACGGGGGGAAAGCCCTGTTCCTGCCAGGCCCTGTTCTGCAGGCAGGCCGTCTTCAGCACCCATTCACCGATAGGCAGAATGATCCCGGTTTCCTCCGCCAGGGGGATAAACTCGCCGGGAGAGACGAGTCCCCGCTGCGGGTGCTGCCAACGTAGGAGGGCTTCCATACCGACCAGTTCGCCGCTGTTAAGATCGATCTGTGGCTGGTAGTGCAACACCAGCTGATCGTTGTCCAGGGCTTTGCGCAGGCTGCCTTCGAGGGCCAACAGCTCGTGGGCACGGGCATTCATATCCGGCGTGAAGAACTGACAGGTATTGCGCCCCTTGTCCTTGGCCCGGTACATGGCCACATCGGCGAATTTCATCAGTTCTTCGGGACTTTCCGTATCGATGGGGAAGAGGCTGACGCCGATGCTGGCCGTCACGAAAAGCTCCTGCTCGTCAAGATGCACCGGTTGCGTCAGTACACCCAGTATTTTCTGGGCGACAGCCCCCACGTAGGTGGAATCCTGGATATCCTCCAGGATAATGACAAACTCGTCGCCGCCCAGTCGCGCTACCGTATCCGAGGCCCGCACCCAGTAACGGATGCGTTTGGCAACCTCGGTCAGCACCCTGTCTCCCATTTCATGCCCGAGGGTGTCGTTGATTACCTTGAAGCGGTCTAGATCGATGAAGAGGAGGCCGACCATGAGATTCTGCCGCCGGGCCTTGCTCATGGCATGCTGCAGGCGATCCTGAAAAAGCAGGCGATTGGGGAGGTCGGTCAGGGGATCGTGGTGGGCCAGATGGTGCAGGCGTTGCTCGTTCTCGTTCAGCCTGGCCTCGATCTGCAGCCGGTCGGTAATATCGCGCGACACCTCGATGATCCCCGTGAGGGTGCCGTTCGCATCCCACATAGGGGAGGCCTCCAGCTCATAGATACGGCGCTCGCCGGGGCCACTGACATGCTGATGAATGACCGTGACCGGCTGCCCTGTTTGTTTAACCTGCTCCAGGGGGCAGGGGTGATCCGAGCCCTGACATGGCACATCACTGCCGTGGGAGACCTGATGGCAGCACAGACTGGCCATTTGTTGTAGATCCGAACGCAGATGCTGCCGCGCCGCTTGATTCATCATGACGATGCGATAATCAGGGGCGATTACCATGATAGGATCGACCACGCCATCGACGACGGCCTGGAGGAAAGCCCGCTCGGCGGCGACGGCATCCTTGGCCTGACGCTGTTCGGTGACATCGATGGCGATCTCGAGGCGCACCAGACGGCCGTCCGGCCAGGTGATGGCGCGATCGATGCACTGGTACCAGCGCTGGGTCACCGTGTTCTGGAATTCCCATTTCACTGGGGGCTGGATTTCGCCGTTCACCACCAGTTGATCGTTGGTGCAGAACGCACAGGGTCCGGCCATGTCTTTCTGCAGCACTTGGTAACATTTGCGCCCCGGCCAGTTTTGTCCCCACAACGATTCACCGCTCTGGTTGATATACAGTAGATCGTAGGTTTCCAGATCAGCCACATAGACGACGGCATCCAGGGCATCGAAGATTGCTGTGACCTGATCGAATTGACTCTTGAGCGCCTGCTCGGCCTCCTTGCTTTCGGTGATGTCGCGAACAGAAAAGACGACGCCTTGGACGATGCCGCCATCATCGCGCAGCGGCGACAAGGAAATCTGGCCGAAAAACACGACACCCGACCGGCGCAGCAGGCGAATTTCCAGAACAGCCTCCGACTCACCCTGCAACAGGCGGTCCACAGTCGCCGGAATATCCTCGCCCAGGGGCTCAGGGAACAGTTGAAAAACCGGATTACCCAGAATTTCATCAGGCGAATAACCGAAAAGCTCCTGAGCACCGCGGTTCCAGGAGGTGACCAGGTTGTCGGAATCTGTCGTAAAAACCGCTTCACGCACCTGTTCCAGCAGCTGGGCCTGTTCGCGCAGAAGGGCTTCGACCTGCTTGCGCTCGGCAACTTCCATCCTCAGTTCGCGGTTGCTATCTTTGAGCTCGGCGGTCTTTCTCTTGACCTGAAAGCGCCCCCACAAGGAGGAGGCCAATAGCAGAACCACCAGCAAGGCAATCAGAATCATGGCCTTGGGCAACCAGGTGGGCAGGTGTCTTTCCGAGTGCTGGCCAAGCCAATTCTCCAGACTGCGATAGTACAGCGAGGTCGGATTCTGCTTCAGACGGGCCAGATGGGTATCGATCTTGCCAAGCAGTTGGGCATCGGCCCCCAGACGGGTAGCAAAGAGAATTTCGAAAGGACTCACCAGAATGGAGGTTTTGCGAATCGGCAGACTGTATTCATAGGGCAGGGCATAGATACGATTGACCAGACCGGCATCCGCCTCACCGCGGGTGACCGCGGCCAGCACCTGATCCGGGCCGTTCAGTTCCAGATAATCGATCTGCAGCTTGAAAGCCTCGGCCAATTGACGCAGGCCGTTATCGCCGACATAAAAGACACTGTCCTTCATGACCGCCACGGTTTTGCCGTCCAGGTCGATAATGGACTGAATGGAGGAGGTCGAAGAAGAAACAAATACCTGCCCCCAGTCGGATACCACCGCCTCCCGGGAGAAGGCCAGACGCTTAGTACGTTCCCGGGTGATGGCGATAGCGGGGAGCAGGTCGATCTCCCCTTTCTCCAGGCGAGACAGGCATTCGGCCCAGGTTCCCCGCACGAATTCAAGCTGCCAGCCTTCCTGCCTGGCGACATGCTGCAGCAATTCGGGGAAAATCCCCTGTACGGAGTCCGGAGACTTTTGGTCGGAGAGAACGATAAGGGGCGGAATGGAGTAGATGCCCGTGCGCACGACCCGGGCTTCGGCCTGACAAAGCCCGAAGAAGAGCAAAGAAAGTCCGACAAGGAATATGAGGCGCAACGTTTTGATAATCACGGACCCCAAAATCGCAGTGAGAAAGGGTTGGCGCCGGCACCGGGGACAACTTCCGGCGGCGTTCAAAAGAGTAGCACAGACCTTTCGCGCAATAAAAGCCTTCTTTTCGCCTTTATTGCAGGGTAAAATCCTTCTGGACCGCCCAGGAAGTCACACATCAGGATCCGGCACTTGATTTTATACCCCCGCTCCCTCTATGCTCCCAGCAAAGGATTTATCTCAGTCCGTCGAAGGAGTCCCGTCCATGTGCGAGATCTTGAACCAGTTCGCCAGTGACAATTACGCCGGTATCTGTCCCGAAGCCTGGGAGGCCATGGCAGCGGTCAACCAGGGCTTCGCCAATGCCTACGGCAACGACCCCTGGACCGAAAAAGCCTGCAATCTGCTGCGGGAATTTTTCGAAACCGACTGCGAGGTCTTCTTCGTCTTCAACGGCACGGCCGCCAACTCCCTGTCGCTGGCCTCCCTCTGCCAGAGCTATCACAGCATCATCTGCCAGGAGCTCGCTCACATCGAGACCGATGAATGCGGCGCCATCGAGTTTTTTTCCAATGGCACCAAGGTCCTGCTGGTGGCTGGGCAAAACGGCAAGGTCGACCTGGGGGAAGTGGAAAGAACGGTAACCCGTCGGGCCGATATTCACTATCCCAAGCCGCGGGTATTGAGCCTGACCCAGGCGACGGAAGTCGGCACCGTCTACTCGGCAGCGGAGATGGTGGCTGCAGGCGAAACGGCCCGGCGGCTGAACCTGCACCTGCAGGTAGACGGCGCCCGTTTCGCCAACGCCCTGGCCTTCTTGCAGGTTCCCGCCAAGGAGCTTACCTGGAAAGCAGGCGTCGACGTGCTGACCTTCGGCGGCACCAAGAACGGCATGGCCATGGGCGAGGCGGTGATTTTTTTCAATCGCGACCTGGCCCGCGAATTCGATTACCGCTGCAAACAGGCGGGACAGCTGGCCTCCAAGATGCGCTTTCTGGCCGCGCCCTGGATCGGCATGCTCAAAGACGGCGCCCTGTTGCGCCACGCCAACCACGCCAACCGCTGCGCCCGCAGCCTGGCCGCGCGTCTTCGGGAAATACCCGGAGTCGACATCATGCACCCGGTGCAGGCCAACGCCGTTTTCGTGCAGATGCCGGAATCCCTTATTGAGGCTCTGCACCACAAAGGCTGGATCTTTTACACCTTCATCGGTTCAGGGCACGCCCGCTTCATGTGTTCCTGGAAGACCACGGAACAGGACATCGACCGGCTCGTCGCGGATATTCACCGCCTGGCCCAGTCAGGCTGAAATCATTTCTCTCCCTGGGACTTTTTGACCTCTGCCAGATAGCTGTAGAGGTTCCGGCACTTTTTCAGACGAAAAAGGTAGACCTTCTTCTCTACCGAATCGCTTTTTTCAATGTCCCCCATGACCCGGTCGCAGGCGGCGGTCAGACTGTCCAGTTCTGAGACCGTCAGCCCTTCCGCCACAGCGGTCTGGCTGCAAAGCCGGTCGAAATCTTCTTTCCAGGGTTCGGCCTGCACCAGGCTCGCCGTCAGCAGCAGCCCAACCAGAACCCCGCATCCCCATCGTTTCATAAGCACCTTCATCCTTTATTAGCGGGAAATGCGCGGATGGCACCCCTTGCAATCGTCCAGAGGGAAAGCCACCCGCAGGTGACAGACCCCGCAAAATTTGCCTTCGAGTATATATTCCATGGAAAAATGCTGGGTCGTCTTCTTTTTAACGTTGAAGATGTCCGGGTGGCAGTTGGCGCAATCGAGCCAGGGCGTGTGCTTGGCATGGGGAAAGTACGCCGGTGGCACATAGGTCCATTCGGCCTGCAGCTCCAGCTCGCGGTCGAAATCCATCGGTTTTTCGTCCGCATGGAAGAGACTGTAGGCCGGCCTGATGAGCCCATCTTCCAGGGCATAGCCCCAGTGAATTTTGTTGCCGAAAGGCGCCGACGGCAGGGGCCGCCTGAAAGCTTCGAATTTCTCCGCATCCGTCGAACCGTAACCGGAGTGACACCGTTCACAGTTGCCTTCCGTATGACCGAACGCCCGCACGCCGTCATGACAGGAGCCGCAGTAGAGACCATTGCGATTTTCGGCCTCGGTAATCTCCGTTTTGTTGGTGGCAAAAGCAAAATCGAGCTCAAAATGACAGACGCGGCAGCTGAATCGGGCCCGATGACTCCAGTGGGGGAAGAGCACCGGCTTGACCTTGTTTTCCACCGAAATCCGGCTGATCAAAACATTGCCGTACTCGTGGGGCGCCGGCAGCGGGGGAAAATCCCAGTACTTACCCGCCGCCATTCCTGTTTCCGCCCACAGAAGCCCCAGAACGCACCACCCCAGTATCCCGAGCCATCGTAACCTTATCGTTCCCATACGCTATTTCATCCCTCAGGTCTGTGGCGCGGGCGGCCCGGCGGCCCGCCCGCATCGGATCAATGCACCGGCTGGGTATGGCAGCGCTGGCAGTCGATATTGGGGAAGGCCACCGTATCGTGGCAGACTCCGCAGTATTTGCCGTTGAAGATGTCCTGCATACTGTAGGTCTGGGTGCTCTTCTTGACGGGGAATATCTCGGGATGACAGAGTTCGCAGCCGTTCCACACCACGTGCTTCTGGTGAGACAGGATGATATTGGGCATATTCGGCTCCGTGGGGGTCAGATCGAATTTATCCGGCTCTTTGATCTTGGCCCGGGAGATGGAGACCCCCTCTAGGTAGTCCTTGACCGTGACCAGCCCCTCGTCTTCGGCCTTGAGCCAGTCGATGCCATTGCCGAACCGCTCTTTGGGCATCTTTTTGCGAAAATCGTAGAAGTTGTTCTTGAACAGCACGTTCTTGCCGTAGGAATGGCAGCGATCACAGTTTTTTTCCGCCTTGGCAACGGAAAAAGCTTCCTGACCATTGTGACAGGCACCGCAGTAGAGACCGTTGATATTGTCCGTTTCAGTCATCTGTGTCCCTTCGGCGGTCATGGCGAAGCCAATATCCACATGACAGAGACGGCAGGTGTACCTGGCCCGATGCACCCAGTGGGGAAAAACGACGGGCGCGATGTTCTTCTGTTCGGAGTAGTTGTTCATAACGACAGAGCCGTATTCATGCAGCTTGGGGCGTTTCTGCTTCATGCCAAAGGTTTCCGCCCCCGCCGCCCCGGCCAGCACCACGAGCAACAGCCACACCATTAATCCGACAATCCTCTTGTTCATTCATTGGCCTCCTGCGATAATCACATCTGTTGAAAAGACAACGAAAGCCCTTATCGGGCTTTCATTACAATTCTTAAATATTACCATTTTTTTTATTTATGTCAGGGGCGGCTGAAAAATAGCGGACCCAACCCCTGACAGAAACCTCTTTTATTGCCACACACGGAGATAAGGAATATCCATGACCAACCGACCCACCACGATTTCTCTCAAGGATTACACCCCCCCGGCCTTTCTGGTCGATAACACCGACCTGCATTTCGAGCTGGCCGAATCACAGACTCTGGTCACCGCGACCCTGCGTCTACGCCGCAACCCGGCCAGTGTCGACCCCGCCGCCCCGCTGGTCCTGCACGGCCGGGAACTGAAACTGCGGGAAATCAGCCTGGACGGGCAGCCCATGCCGTCGACCGCCTATGCCCTCGACACGGAAACGCTGACCCTGGCCGAGGTGCCCGACGCCTTCACCCTGCGCACTGTCACCGAAATCAACCCGCAGGCGAACACCTCGCTGGAAGGACTCTATCTGTCCAGCGGCAACTTCTGCACCCAGTGCGAGGCCCAGGGCTTTCGCAAGATCACCTACTATCCCGACCGTCCCGACGTCATGGCGCCTTTCACCGTCACCCTCGTCGCCGACCGCGTCAAATACCCGGTGCTGCTGTCCAATGGCAATCTACTGGAGAAAGGTGAGCTGGTTGACGGCCGCCACTTCGCCCGCTGGCAGGATCCCTACAAGAAGCCGTCCTACCTTTTTGCTCTGGTCGCCGGCCAGCTGGTCAAAATCGAGGACCGCTTCACGACCCGCTCCGGCCGTGTGGTCACCCTGCAGATCTTCGTGGAGCCGCGCAACGCCGACAAGTGCGAACACGCCATGCGTTCTCTGCAGAAAGCCATGGCCTGGGACGAGGCGGCCTTCGGACTGGAATACGATCTGGACATCTACATGATCGTGGCGGTGGACGACTTCAATATGGGCGCCATGGAGAACAAGGGGCTCAACGTCTTCAACTCCAAGTACGTGCTGGCCCGACCCGATACCGCCACCGATGCCGACTATCAGGGTATCGAGGGGGTCATCGGCCACGAATACTTCCACAACTGGACCGGCAACCGCATCACCTGCCGCGACTGGTTTCAGCTCAGCCTCAAGGAAGGGCTTACCGTCTTTCGCGACCAGGAGTTCTCCGCCGACATGACCTCGCGACCCGTCAAGCGCATTGAGGAGGTGCGCCTGCTGCGCCAGGCCCAGTTTCCTGAGGACGCCGGTCCCATGGCCCACCCTGTACGGCCCGAATCCTATGTGGAGATCAACAATTTCTACACGGCCACGGTCTATAACAAAGGCGCCGAGGTCATCCGCATGATCCAGACCCTGCTTGGCCGTGAAGGCTTCCGCCAGGGGATGGACCTCTACATCGCCCGTCACGATGGTCAGGCCGTGACGACCGAGGATTTTCTGGCGGCCATGGCCGACGCCAACGGCGCCGACCTCGACCAGTTCCGCTACTGGTACAGCCAGGCCGGTACCCCGGAGATCCAGGTCACGACGGCGTTCGACCCGGCCGGCGGCGTCTACACCCTGCACTGCCGCCAGTCCTGTCCACCGACGCCGGGGCAGGAGAGCAAGCGGCCCTTTCATATCCCCCTGGCCCTGGGTCTGCTCGACCGCCAGGGCAACGATCTCCCCCTGCAGCTCGAAGGGGAGGCAGCCCCCCACGAAGCCGGCACCCGGGTACTCAGCCTGCGGCAGGAAGAGGAGAGCTTCCGCTTTGTCGGGCTCACGGAAGAGCCCGTCCCCTCGCTGCTACGGGACTTTTCGGCGCCGGTCAAACTGCAGATCGACCTGGCCGACGCCGACCTCGCCTTTCTCATGGCCCGGGATGCGGACCCCTTCAACCGCTGGGAAGCCGGTCAGCAGCTGGCCACGCGGGTGCTGCTTGACCTGGTCGAGGATCTCCGCCAGGGACGCACGTCGGAAGAAGCCAGCGTTTTCAGCGAAGCCTTCGGCCTCACCCTGCAGGATCGCGAGGCCGATCCTGCCCTGCTTGCCCTTGCCCTGACCTTGCCGAGTGAAACCTACCTGGCCGAACAGATGACCGTGGTCGATCCGGCGGCTATCCATACCGCCCGTCAGACCCTGCGCCAAAGCCTGGCCAGGCGTTGGCAGGCAGAACTGCGCCACACCTATGAACACCTGGATGAAACCGGGCCTTACAGCATCGAGCCCGCGGCGGTGGGGCGACGCAGCCTCAAAAACGTCTGCCTCGCCTATCTCATGGCCCTGGAGGAGGATGCGGCGGTCCAGCTGTGCTTGCGGCAGTTCGGGCAGGGGGACAACATGACCGACGTCATTGCCGCCCTCGGCGCCCTGTCTCACAGCCGCCGTCCCGAACGGCAGGCGGCGCTGGCCGCCTTCTACACCAAGTGGAGCCAGGATCCCCTCGTCGTCGACAAATGGCTGAGCCTGCAGGCCACCGCCGACCACCCCGACACCCTGGAGCAGGTGCGCACGCTCATGGCCCATCCCGCTTTCAGCCTGCGCAACCCGAACAAGGTGCGCTCCCTCATCGGCGCTTTCTGTCACGGCAACCCGGCCGCTTTCCACCGGGAAGACGGCAGCGGCTACCGCTTTGCCGCCGAGCAGGTACTGGCTCTGGATCCTCTCAATCCCCAGGTCGCCGCCCGGCTGGCCGCCGCCCTTATCCGCTGGCGAAAGTTTGACGACGGCCGCCAGCAGCAGATGAAAGAACAGCTGCAGCGCCTGCTCGATGCCCCCAGGCTCTCCCGCGACGTCTATGAAATCGTCAGCAAGAGCCTGTCGTAAGACAGCGTTTAAAAACGCTTTTAAAAAAGGATGGTCTCCATGGATAGAATCGTCATTATCGGTTGCGGCGATATCGGTCGCCGCGTCGCCCGCCGGGCCTTGGCTCAGGGGCAACAGGTACACGGCCTGGTGCGGGAAGAGGAAAAAGGCCAGGCCCTGGCCGCAGCAGGGATTGCCCCCCTCGTCGGCCACCTCGACGACCCCGAATCGCTCACCGGGCTGCCGCTGGCCGGCGCCGGCCTCTTTTACTTTGCGCCGCCGCCGGGGGGCGGCTTCAGCGATCCGCGGGTACGGAACTTTCTGGCCGCCATCGCGCCGGGGCAGGGACCAGCCAAAATCGTCTACATCAGCACCAGCGGCGTCTACGGCGACTGCGGCGACAAACTGGTGACGGAAGAGACGCCGCCCAACCCGCAGACCTCGCGGGCCAGGCGCCGCCTCGACGCTGAAAACGCCTTCCTCGCCTGGGGAAAAGAGCATCGGGTTCCTGTGGTCATCCTGCGTGTCACCGGCATCTACGGCCCGGGGCGTCTCCCTGTCGCCCGCCTGACGGAGGGGCACCCCCTGCTGCGGGAAGAGGAGTGCAAACCGACCAACCGTATCCACGCTGAAGATCTGGCCCGCGTCTGTCTGGCCGCCATGGACAAGGGCGAGGCTGGCGACATCTTCAACGTCTGCGACGGCCAGGGCGGTACCATGACCCAATACTTTCTGGCCGTGGCCGATCTTCTCAGCCTGCCTCAGCCGAAGCAGATCCCCATGGCGGAAGCCCGTCAGGTCATG
The sequence above is a segment of the Desulfuromonas sp. KJ2020 genome. Coding sequences within it:
- a CDS encoding SDR family oxidoreductase — its product is MDRIVIIGCGDIGRRVARRALAQGQQVHGLVREEEKGQALAAAGIAPLVGHLDDPESLTGLPLAGAGLFYFAPPPGGGFSDPRVRNFLAAIAPGQGPAKIVYISTSGVYGDCGDKLVTEETPPNPQTSRARRRLDAENAFLAWGKEHRVPVVILRVTGIYGPGRLPVARLTEGHPLLREEECKPTNRIHAEDLARVCLAAMDKGEAGDIFNVCDGQGGTMTQYFLAVADLLSLPQPKQIPMAEARQVMAPLMISYLSESRRMDNRKMLEKLEIRLDYPTLAEGLQACLDEN